The following coding sequences are from one Zalophus californianus isolate mZalCal1 chromosome 15, mZalCal1.pri.v2, whole genome shotgun sequence window:
- the LOC113923322 gene encoding cytochrome P450 26A1: MGLPALLASALCTFVLPLLLFLAALKLWDLYCVSSRDRSCALPLPPGTMGFPFFGETLQMVLQRRKFLQMKRRKYGFIYKTHLFGRPTVRVMGADNVRRILLGEHRLVSVHWPASVRTILGSGCLSNLHDSSHKQRKKVIMRAFSREALQCYVPVIAEEVGTCLEQWLSRGERGLLVYPQVKRLMFRIAMRILLGCEPRLASGGDAEQQLVEAFEEMTRNLFSLPIDVPFSGLYRGLKARNLIHARIEENIRAKICGLRTAEAGGGCKDALQLLIEHSWERGERLDMQALKQSSTELLFGGHETTASAATSLITYLGLYPHVLQKVREELKSKGLLCKSNQDNKLDMEILEQLKYIGCVIKETLRLNPPVPGGFRVALKTFELNGYQIPKGWNVIYSICDTHDVADIFTNKDEFNPDRFLLPHPEDASRFSFIPFGGGLRSCVGKEFAKILLKIFTVELARHCDWRLLNGPPTMKTSPTVYPVDDLPARFTRFQGEI; this comes from the exons ATGGGGCTCCCGGCGCTGCTGGCCAGTGCGCTCTGCACCTTCGTGCTACCGCTGCTGCTCTTCCTGGCCGCGCTCAAGCTCTGGGACCTGTACTGCGTGAGCAGCCGCGACCGCAGCTGCGCCCTCCCTTTGCCGCCCGGAACTATGGGCTTCCCCTTCTTCGGGGAAACACTGCAGATGGTGCTACAG CGAAGGAAGTTCCTGCAGATGAAGCGCAGGAAATACGGCTTCATCTACAAGACGCATCTGTTCGGGCGGCCCACCGTGCGGGTGATGGGCGCCGACAACGTGCGGCGCATCTTGCTCGGGGAGCACCGGCTTGTGTCGGTCCACTGGCCCGCGTCGGTGCGCACCATCCTGGGCTCCGGCTGCCTCTCCAACCTACACGACTCCTCTCACAAGCAGCGCAAGAAG GTGATTATGCGGGCCTTCAGCCGCGAGGCGCTCCAGTGCTACGTGCCGGTGATAGCCGAGGAAGTGGGCACTTGCCTGGAACAGTGGCTGAGCCGCGGCGAGCGCGGCCTCCTGGTCTACCCCCAGGTGAAGCGCCTCATGTTCCGCATCGCCATGCGCATCCTGCTGGGCTGTGAGCCCCGGCTGGCGAGCGGCGGGGACGCCGAGCAGCAGCTGGTGGAGGCCTTCGAGGAAATGACCCGCAATCTCTTCTCGTTGCCCATCGACGTGCCCTTCAGCGGGCTGTACCGG GGCTTGAAGGCGCGGAACCTCATCCACGCGCGCATAGAGGAGAACATTCGCGCCAAGATCTGCGGGCTGCGGACCGCCGAGGCGGGCGGCGGCTGCAAAGATGCGCTGCAGCTGTTGATCGAGCACtcgtgggagaggggagagaggctggacaTGCAG GCACTAAAGCAGTCTTCAACGGAACTCCTCTTCGGGGGACATGAAACCACAGCTAGTGCAGCCACATCTCTGATTACTTACCTTGGGCTCTATCCCCATGTTCTCCAGAAAGTTCGAGAGGAGCTGAAGAGTAAG GGTTTACTTTGCAAGAGCAATCAAGACAACAAGTTGGACATGGAAATTTTGGAACAGCTTAAATACATCGGGTGTGTTATTAAAGAGACCCTTCGCCTGAATCCCCCAGTTCCAGGAGGGTTTCGGGTTGCTCTGAAGACTTTTGAATTAAAT GGCTACCAGATTCCCAAGGGCTGGAATGTTATCTACAGTATCTGTGATACTCATGACGTGGCAGACATCTTCACCAACAAGGACGAATTTAACCCTGACCGATTTCTGCTGCCTCACCCGGAGGATGCATCCAGGTTCAGCTTCATTCCATTTGGAGGAGGGCTGAGGAGCTGTGTAGGGAAGGAGTTTGCAAaaattcttctcaaaatatttacaGTGGAGCTGGCCAGGCATTGTGACTGGAGGCTTCTAAATGGACCTCCTACAATGAAAACCAGTCCCACCGTGTACCCTGTGGATGATCTCCCTGCGAGGTTCACCCGTTTCCAGGGGGAGATCTGA